A window from Cellulomonas sp. C5510 encodes these proteins:
- a CDS encoding amidohydrolase — translation MSSSAEPDPTAADPTALDPTAPDPGRAARVLDAADPRTDHWRALYRDLHAHPELSGREHRTAAALAAELRESGLEVTEGVGGTGVVGVLRNGDGPVVMLRADMDGLPVREETGLPYQSRHSDVDPAGDTVPTMHACGHDMHVTALAAAVDALAVAREQWHGTLLVVGQPAEETASGASAMLEDGLFRRFPKPDVALGQHVGALPAGVSHHARGLLMAAACTLDVTVHGRGGHGSRPFVTVDPVLTAAYAVTRLQAIAARETSPDDPVVVTVATFHAGTKSNIIPDTATFTVNLRARSDATMARLVASVRRVVEAEAAAAGCPQPPTVTLRENPPATVNDPDVVDRVMAAQRAVMPAGTVRTAEPLMGSEDFSEYGLPRGRYDGDPVPYAFWFWGGPDPALFPEGTDSGLSPEVPGNHSAQFAPLDDPTIAAGRRLLVAAALAFLG, via the coding sequence GTGTCCTCCTCCGCCGAGCCCGACCCGACCGCCGCCGACCCGACCGCGCTCGACCCGACCGCCCCTGACCCCGGCCGCGCCGCCCGCGTGCTCGACGCCGCCGACCCCCGCACGGACCACTGGCGCGCGCTGTACCGCGACCTGCACGCGCACCCCGAGCTGTCGGGCCGCGAGCACCGCACCGCCGCCGCGCTCGCGGCGGAGCTCCGGGAGTCGGGTCTGGAGGTCACGGAGGGCGTCGGCGGGACGGGCGTGGTCGGGGTGCTCCGCAACGGGGACGGCCCGGTCGTCATGCTGCGCGCCGACATGGACGGCCTGCCCGTCCGGGAGGAGACGGGGCTGCCGTACCAGAGCCGGCACAGCGACGTGGACCCGGCGGGTGACACGGTCCCGACCATGCACGCGTGCGGCCACGACATGCACGTCACCGCGCTGGCGGCGGCGGTGGACGCGCTCGCGGTCGCACGCGAGCAGTGGCACGGCACGCTCCTGGTGGTCGGCCAGCCCGCCGAGGAGACGGCGTCCGGCGCGTCCGCGATGCTCGAGGACGGGCTGTTCAGGCGCTTCCCGAAGCCGGACGTGGCGCTCGGCCAGCACGTCGGGGCGTTGCCGGCGGGAGTCTCCCACCACGCACGCGGTCTGCTCATGGCGGCGGCCTGCACCCTCGACGTCACGGTCCACGGCCGCGGCGGCCACGGCTCCCGCCCGTTCGTCACGGTCGACCCGGTGCTCACCGCGGCGTACGCCGTGACGCGGCTGCAGGCGATCGCGGCGCGGGAGACCTCGCCGGACGACCCGGTGGTCGTGACCGTCGCGACGTTCCACGCCGGCACGAAGTCGAACATCATCCCGGACACGGCGACGTTCACGGTCAACCTGCGCGCCCGCTCGGACGCCACGATGGCCCGGCTCGTCGCGTCGGTGCGCCGGGTGGTGGAGGCCGAGGCCGCCGCCGCGGGGTGCCCGCAGCCGCCGACCGTCACGCTGCGGGAGAACCCGCCGGCGACGGTCAACGACCCGGACGTCGTGGACCGGGTGATGGCGGCGCAGCGGGCCGTCATGCCGGCCGGCACCGTGCGGACCGCCGAGCCGCTCATGGGCTCCGAGGACTTCTCCGAGTACGGGCTGCCGCGCGGCCGGTACGACGGCGACCCGGTGCCCTACGCGTTCTGGTTCTGGGGCGGCCCGGACCCGGCGCTGTTCCCCGAGGGCACCGACTCGGGCCTCTCGCCGGAGGTGCCGGGCAACCACAGCGCCCAGTTCGCGCCGCTCGACGACCCGACGATCGCCGCCGGGCGCCGCCTGCTGGTGGCCGCCGCGCTCGCGTTCCTCGGCTGA
- a CDS encoding RNA methyltransferase: MPALDLVPLTDPGDERLADYVALTDVALRSRHEPEKGLYIAESSTVLGRALAAGHRPRSVLVSPRWLPDLRAMLEARDPDGEPVRVYVAEPAVLEAITGFHVHRGALAAMHRPRLPSVASVLEGARRVAVLEDVVDHTNVGAAFRSAAAIGVDAVLVTPRCADPLYRRSVRVSMGTVFQVPWTRVEPWPGGIGLLREAGFVTAALALSDDSVPLDALEQAPPERLALVLGAEGDGLKPATVAAADLTVRIPMAGGVDSLNVAAAAAVAFWATRVRD; the protein is encoded by the coding sequence GTGCCCGCGCTCGACCTCGTCCCCCTGACCGACCCCGGCGACGAGCGGCTGGCCGACTACGTCGCGCTGACCGACGTCGCGCTCCGCTCGCGGCACGAGCCCGAGAAGGGCCTGTACATCGCGGAGAGCTCGACGGTGCTCGGCCGGGCCCTCGCCGCGGGGCACCGGCCGCGGTCGGTCCTCGTGTCCCCGCGGTGGCTGCCGGACCTGCGCGCGATGCTCGAGGCGCGCGACCCGGACGGCGAGCCGGTGCGCGTGTACGTCGCGGAGCCGGCGGTGCTCGAGGCGATCACGGGCTTCCACGTGCACCGGGGCGCGCTCGCCGCGATGCACCGGCCCCGGTTGCCGTCGGTGGCCTCGGTGCTGGAGGGCGCGCGGCGGGTCGCGGTGCTGGAGGACGTGGTGGACCACACCAACGTCGGCGCGGCGTTCCGGTCGGCGGCGGCGATCGGTGTCGACGCGGTGCTCGTCACGCCGCGGTGCGCGGACCCGCTGTACCGGCGCAGCGTGCGGGTCTCCATGGGCACCGTGTTCCAGGTGCCGTGGACGCGGGTCGAACCCTGGCCGGGCGGGATCGGGCTGCTGCGCGAGGCCGGGTTCGTGACCGCCGCGCTGGCGCTGTCGGACGACTCGGTGCCGCTCGACGCGCTGGAGCAGGCCCCGCCGGAGCGGCTCGCGCTCGTTCTCGGAGCCGAGGGTGACGGGCTCAAGCCGGCGACGGTCGCGGCGGCGGACCTCACCGTGCGGATCCCGATGGCCGGAGGTGTCGACTCGCTCAACGTCGCGGCGGCAGCGGCCGTGGCGTTCTGGGCGACCCGGGTCCGGGACTGA
- a CDS encoding DUF3072 domain-containing protein, giving the protein MTHTTPDPVEPGADAATDAAKDPTDWTTGDEPMTGPQRSYLHTLAREAGEEVPDDLTKAQASELIDRLQGETGRGA; this is encoded by the coding sequence ATGACGCACACGACTCCTGACCCCGTCGAGCCCGGCGCCGACGCCGCCACCGACGCCGCCAAGGACCCCACCGACTGGACCACCGGCGACGAGCCGATGACCGGCCCGCAGCGCTCCTACCTGCACACGCTCGCGCGCGAGGCGGGCGAGGAGGTCCCCGACGACCTCACCAAGGCCCAGGCCTCGGAGCTCATCGACCGGCTGCAGGGCGAGACCGGCCGCGGCGCCTGA